The proteins below are encoded in one region of Microbispora sp. NBC_01189:
- the coaA gene encoding type I pantothenate kinase: MATLAVVADGDPYVELSREQWRDLRRNTPLTLTEAELRELRGVHDPIDLSEVTDVYLPLTRLLNLHFTGSRQRGAAVGAFLGEHSAPPPYVLGIAGSVAVGKSTTARLLHTLLARWPEHPRVDLITTDSFLHPNKVLEERGITHRKGFPESYDRRALVSFVADVKAGRPAVEAPVYSHLEYDIVPGATHVVDRPDILIVEGLNVLQPAPPDALAVYDYFDFSIYVDARIEDIRTWYVERFHKLRRTAFSDPKSYFRHIAALSHEEATAFAEAVWRDVNERNLVENIAPTRERAGLILHKGSDHSVTHVRLRRT, translated from the coding sequence ATGGCTACGCTTGCCGTCGTGGCAGATGGGGACCCATACGTCGAGCTCAGCCGGGAGCAGTGGCGTGACCTGCGCAGGAACACGCCGCTCACGCTCACCGAGGCGGAGCTGCGGGAGCTGCGCGGCGTCCACGACCCGATCGACCTCTCCGAGGTCACCGACGTCTACCTGCCGCTCACCCGGCTGCTGAACCTGCACTTCACCGGCTCGCGGCAGCGCGGCGCCGCCGTCGGCGCGTTCCTCGGTGAGCACAGCGCACCCCCGCCGTACGTGCTGGGCATCGCTGGCAGCGTCGCGGTCGGCAAGTCGACCACGGCGCGGCTGCTGCACACGCTGCTCGCCCGCTGGCCCGAGCACCCCCGCGTCGACCTGATCACCACCGACAGCTTCCTCCACCCCAACAAGGTGCTGGAGGAGCGCGGGATCACGCACCGCAAGGGCTTCCCGGAGAGCTACGACCGGCGGGCGCTGGTGAGTTTCGTGGCCGACGTGAAGGCGGGCCGTCCCGCGGTCGAGGCGCCCGTCTACAGCCATCTGGAGTACGACATCGTGCCCGGCGCGACACACGTCGTCGACCGGCCGGACATCCTGATCGTGGAGGGGCTCAACGTCCTGCAGCCCGCGCCGCCGGACGCCCTCGCCGTCTACGACTACTTCGACTTCTCCATCTACGTCGACGCCCGGATCGAGGACATCCGGACCTGGTACGTCGAGCGCTTCCACAAGCTGCGCCGTACGGCCTTCTCCGACCCGAAGTCCTACTTCCGGCACATCGCGGCGCTCTCGCACGAGGAGGCGACCGCGTTCGCGGAGGCCGTCTGGCGGGATGTCAACGAGCGCAACCTGGTGGAGAACATCGCGCCGACGCGCGAGCGGGCCGGGCTGATCCTCCACAAGGGGTCCGACCACTCGGTCACCCACGTACGGCTCCGCCGTACCTGA
- a CDS encoding ABC transporter ATP-binding protein, translating into MTASATPCIATEGLTKRFPRVTALDHLTVAAGTGVTGLVGANGAGKSTLIKILLGLVPPTSGSASVLGLDTATQGLEIRRTVGYMPEHDCLPPDISATEFVVHMAQMSGLPRTAARERAADTLRHVGLDEERYRPMGSYSTGMRQRVKLAQALVHDPRLVFLDEPTNGLDPQGRDDMLGLIRRVGTEFGISVLVTSHLLGELERVCDHVIVIDGGRLLRSSAIREFTRAEQTIAVEVEEGQQQLADRLTGGGETVAVQGRLLTVQVSADDPGRTYDAVRDAVSDLGLSLLRLEQRRGRIEDVFKEPVA; encoded by the coding sequence ATGACAGCGAGCGCGACTCCATGCATCGCGACCGAGGGGCTGACCAAGCGGTTCCCCCGCGTCACGGCGCTCGACCACCTCACCGTCGCGGCCGGGACCGGCGTGACCGGCCTGGTCGGCGCGAACGGCGCGGGCAAGTCCACCCTGATCAAGATCCTGCTCGGCCTGGTGCCGCCCACCTCGGGGAGCGCCTCGGTGCTGGGCCTGGACACGGCCACCCAGGGCCTGGAGATCCGGCGGACGGTGGGCTACATGCCCGAGCACGACTGCCTGCCCCCGGACATCTCGGCGACCGAGTTCGTGGTCCACATGGCCCAGATGTCCGGCCTGCCGCGCACCGCGGCCCGCGAGCGCGCCGCGGACACGCTGCGCCACGTCGGGCTGGACGAGGAGCGCTACCGCCCGATGGGGAGCTACTCCACCGGCATGCGGCAGCGCGTCAAACTCGCCCAGGCCCTCGTCCACGACCCTCGGCTGGTCTTCCTCGACGAGCCCACCAACGGGCTCGACCCGCAGGGCCGCGACGACATGCTGGGGCTGATCCGGCGGGTCGGCACCGAGTTCGGCATCAGCGTCCTGGTCACCTCCCACCTGCTCGGCGAGCTTGAGCGGGTGTGCGACCACGTGATCGTCATCGACGGCGGGCGGCTGCTGCGCTCCTCGGCGATCCGGGAGTTCACCCGGGCCGAGCAGACCATCGCGGTGGAGGTCGAGGAGGGGCAGCAGCAACTGGCCGACCGCCTCACGGGCGGCGGCGAGACGGTGGCGGTGCAGGGCAGGCTGCTGACGGTGCAGGTGTCCGCCGACGACCCCGGCCGCACCTACGACGCGGTGCGCGACGCCGTCAGCGACCTCGGTCTCAGCCTCCTGCGACTGGAGCAGCGCCGGGGCCGCATCGAAGATGTGTTCAAGGAGCCGGTGGCATGA